The sequence below is a genomic window from Salvelinus namaycush isolate Seneca chromosome 2, SaNama_1.0, whole genome shotgun sequence.
GTCTCCTACCATATAACCCCCTTCCATTGAGTtggagacagatggacagagtTGAAACTGTCGTACTTTGTGTGTCTGAAGGTCAGCTTGAATCTCTGTGGCAGTTGTTCAAGGTGCTTCCTTCACCTTTCAAACAATCCGTCGCTGCAATCTTCTATCAAGTGTTCTCCTGCAGCCATGTCCTGGGAGGTTGACTAAAGTGGAATGGGCCTTGAACATCTTGATAACATTACGTACGGTGGAAACAGGAACATCAAGGTCTCTGGAGATGGACTTGTAGTCTTGAGATTGTCCGTGTGCTCGGCTACAATCGTGTGTCTGACTTCCTCAGAAAACCAGATTTTTGATTTTATTTTCTCCATGCTCATTGTggtacacacagtgacacaaaaCAGATTGTCAAACCCTATAAGCACCTAGTAGTCCTACAGCTGTTTATATAGTGTTAGACAGTGAGGTCAGGGATATGGTAGAGGTCCTGTATGTTCTGTTAGACAGTGAGGTCAGGGATATGGTAGAGGTCCTGTATGGtttagttggtagagcatggttctCACAATGCCAGGGTCATGTGTTTGATTTCCTCGGTGGCCTCCCATTTTAAGTGATCTTCTGCACAGTGCAGACACTACTCTGAGTGGCTGTGGATTAAGATGTCTGCTACGTAAAGGCCGGGTGATTATGTCAGGAGAAGGTTAGTTAGTGGTCGTGGTTTAGATATGTGGTGctttagagagggagagctgTACATCCATTCTGTTTAGCGGTCAGATAGAGAGACTGGTGGGAGGGACTTCGAGGCCAGACGACCATCTCTTAGTACACGCTCACACACCACAAACACTCCCTCTGCATTCCTCTGTTTCTGACTCCAACTCAGCTATTTAACACCTCTCCCCCCAATCCTTCATGTTTTCATTACCTTTCagtctcttccattcctctcctgTATACATTTAATCTTCCCTCTCTCGTTTCCACTCTTCCACTTCcgctctctttctgtttccctctctctccccctgtctctcagTCGTAGAGTGGGGCaccaaggctgtgtgtgtgttgctgtgtgtttggATTGAGATTAGGTTACACTGCTGGATTGTGTAATTGTGAGGTGTGTCTCTCTGCTACAGAAAGCTGCTCTGTTGTTTCTTTTGTTAGGAGGAGAGTAGagccgagggagggagggagggagggagggagggagggactagTTACGGTACTGTAAATCACTACCTTCAGTCCACTAACCTGCTAGAATGAAGACATCACTACATAGGTAACATCTGGTTCAGTAAAGACGACACAGATCACACACTGAGCTAGAAGGAATGTTGTTATCTAAACCCCAGCAGCCTGGTTTACAGTCAACACTGCAGAGGGATGCTGGTTCATCAGTGTTAACCTCAGGACCAGGAGAACCTGCTGTAGGGATGCTGGTTCATCAGTGTTAACCTCAGGACCAGAGCAACCTGCTGTAGGGATGCTGGCTCATCAGTGTTAACCTCAGGACCAGAGCAACCCGCTGTAGGGATGCTGGTTCATCAGTGTTAACCTCAGGACCAGGGCAacctgctgtagggatgtttGTTACAGGAAGGATGGTTCATCAGTGTTAACCTCAGGACCAGAACAacctgctgtagggatgtttGTTACATGGAGGATGTTTCATCAGTGTTAACCTCAGGACCAGAACAacctgctgtagggatgtttGTTACAGGGAGGATGTTTCATCAGTGTTAACCTCAGGACCAGAACAacctgctgtagggatgtttGTTACATGGAGGATGTTTCATCAGTGTTAACCTCAGGACCAGAGCAACCTGCTGTAGGGATGATGGTTCATCAGTGTTAACCTCAGGACCAGAACAACCTGCTGTAGGGATGATGTTTCATCAGTGTTAACCTCAGGACCAGAACAacctgctgtagggatgtttGTTACAGGAAGGATGGTTCATCAGTGTTAACCTCAGGACCAGAACAacctgctgtagggatgtttGTTACAGGAAGGATGGTTCATCAGTGTTAACCTCAGGACCAGAACAacctgctgtagggatgtttGTTACAGGGAGGATGTTTCATCAGTGTTAACCTCAGGACCAGAACAacctgctgtagggatgtttGTTACAGGAAGGATGGTTCATCAGTGTTAACCTCAGGACCAGAACAacctgctgtagggatgtttGTTACAGGAAGGATGGTTCATCAGTGTTAACCTCAGGACCAGCACAacctgctgtagggatgtttGTTACAGGGAGGATGTTTCATCAGTGTTAACCTCAGGACCAGGACAacctgctgtagggatgtttGTTACAGGGAGGATGTTTCATCAGTGTTAACCTCAGGACCAGAACAACCTGCTGTAAGGATGTTTGTTACATGGAGGATGTTTCATCAGTGTTAACCTCAGGACCAGCACAACCTTCTGTAGGGATGCTGGTTCATCAGTGTTAACCTCAGGACCAGAGCAACCTGCTGTAGGGATGCTGGTTCATCAGTGTTAACCTCAGGACCAGAGCAACCTGCTGTAGGGATGCTGGTTCATCAGTGTTAACCTCAGGACCAGAGGAacctgctgtagggatgtttGTTACATGGAGGATGTTTCATCAGTGTTAACCTCAGGACCAGGAACATCTCTAGTTGAGGGCTCTAAAGGAAAGTCTCTAGACCCTAGTTGAGGGCTCTAAAGGAAAGTCTCTAGACCCGAGTTGAGGGCTCTAAAGGAAAGTCTCTAGACCCGAGTTGAGGGCTCTAAAGGAAAGTCTCTAGACCCGAGTTGAGGGCTCTAAAGGAAAGTCTCTAGACCTCTAGTTGAGGGCTCTAAAGGAAAAACTCCTAACGCTAGTCATAATTAAAATAGAGAGTGTGTCTTCAACTATGTTGTTAAATATTCTACTTCTCTTTCCCCCAACAGACCAAAGAGAAGGGACAACGTCTCAGCCCACACACGATTGGAGGAGATAGACGTCAATCAAACTGGAGGCCGTCCATTCCCTCCCACCCCTCATGGCGAGACCACCCCAAACCCACCAATAGGGCGAGTCCCATCCACTCGAACCCCCGTCACCGCTCATCCGTCCGGACAATCCAATTGGTCCCCCTCACTCCACTTAACTCCTGCCCACTCTACGCTCCACCCCATCCACCCCCTCTGATTGGTCAAGATGGACAAGTTGACAGACGACATCCCCGGGTGCTACTACAACCGTACAGTGCAGTTCTTCTACGAACATAGTGGCAAGAACATCAGCACCCACTGGCGTCCTCGGGACTACGTGGTGGTGAGCCTGGGCATGGGTGTGTCTGTCATCGTCATCCTGGCCAACATCCTGGTCATGGTGGCCATCTTCATCAACCGACGATTCCACTTCCCTATCTACTATCTGCtaggtagggtgtgtgtgtgtgtgtgtctgtcaattAGCAGCTGCTCACACTAATTTACCAAACTTACCAGAATTTTCAGAAGTTTTGGTCATTTTTAAATCTACAAAATCTTTGGTAAATTATACTTTCAAAACATTTAGTCATATTTATGTCATATTCTTTATATCTGTGAAAATTCCCTAAAATCCAGGAGTTTACTGGTACATTTTAGAAAGTTACCAGTAATATTACCCCCCTTAGCAACCCAACTAATGTCCTTGTCTACTATCCCCTAGGCAACCTGGCGGCAGCAGACCTGTTCTCAGGTATCGCCTACCTGCACCTTATGTTCCACACTGGGCCCTGGACCATCAAGCTGTCCAAGAACCAGTGGTTTGTACGCCAGGTAGGAGAGTccaacacacaccctaaccctaactaacacCGGACCATCAATCTGTCCCAAGAACCAGTGGTTTGTACGCCAGGTAGGAGAGTccaacacacaccctaaccctaactaacacCGGACCATCAATCTGTCCCAAGAACCAGTGGTTTGTACGCCAGGTAGGAGAGTccaacacacaccctaaccctaactaacacCGGACCATCAATCTGTCCCAAGAACCAGTGGTTTGTACGCCCGGTAGGAGAGTccaacacacaccctaaccctaactaacacCGGACCATCAATCTGTCCCAAGAACCAATGGCCAGGAGCACAAGACAAGTTTTCCCCATAGGATTAGTTGATGCAGAAATGGACTGGCCAAAGGACAGTTTCTTTTCCACATAATTAGCATTATTTAGCTAGTGATGAGGTCCTTGAGGAAAGAATGGGCCGGCATGTCAGAAAAGCCTGGGCTGATTTCTGATCCTGGTCCGTCCCCGAGTTGATGCTTGCTAGGGCCCATGAATCGATGAATCCACATTTTTTCTTTCAAACTGGGAAAACTTTTCCTGTCAAAGTACTGTAGGTTTGTCTGATTTATGTTTACTAAGCTATTATGAGCAAAAGGTCCACATAGTTGAAAAAAGGACCCTTGTGGCCGCTGTGGTCCAGCAGTTAATGCCGAGGAACCCGGCACacgtgtacagtcgtggccaaaagttttgagaatgacacaaatattaattttcagtctgctgcctcagtttgtatgatggcaatttgcatatactccagaatgttatgaagagtgatcagatgaattgcaattaattgcaaagtccttctttgccatgcaaattaactgaatccccaaaaaacatttccactgcattttagccctgccacaaaaggaccagctgacatgtcagtgattcgctcgttaacacaggtgtgcatgttgacgaggacaaggctggagatccctctgtcatgctgattgagttcgaataacagactggaagcttcaaaggagggtggtgcttggaatcattgttcttcctctgtcaaccatggttacctgcaaggaaacacgtgccgtcatcattgctttgcacaaaaagggcttcacaggcaaggatattgctgccagtaagattgcacctaaatcaaccatttatcggatcatcaagaacttcaaggagagcggttcaattgttgtgaagaaggcttcagggcgcccaagaaagtccagcaagcgccaggaccgtctcccaAAGTCGAtttagctgcgggatcggggcaccaccagtacagagcttgctcaggaatggcagcaggcaggtgtgagtgcatctgcacgcacagtgaggggaagacttttggaggatggcctggtgtcaagaagggcagcaaagaagccacttctctccaggaaaaacgtcagggacagactgatattctgcaaaaggtacagggattggactgctgaggactgaggtaaagtcattttctctgatgaatcccctttccgattgtttggggcatccggaaaaaagcttgtctggagaagacaaggtgagcgctcgcatcagtcctgtgtcatgccaacagtaaagcatcctgagaccattcatgtgtggggttgcttttcagccaagggtgtgggctcactcacaattttgcctaagaacacagccatgaataaagaatggtaccaacacatcatccgagagcaacttctcccaaccatccaggaacagtttggtaacgaacaatgccttttccagcatgatggagcaccttgccataaggcaaaagtgataactaagtggctcgggcaACAAagcatcgatattttgggtccatggccaggaaactccccagaccttaatcccattgagaacttgtggtcagtcctcaagaggcgggtggacaaacaaaaacccacaaattctgacaaactccaagaaTTCAtcctgccatcagtcaggatgtggcccagaagttaattgacagcatgccagggcggattgcagaggtcttgaaaaagaagggtcaacactgcaaatattgactctttgcatcaacttcatgtaattgtcaataaaagcctttgacacttatgaaatgcttgtaattacaaagcaaataaaataaaatgttatttgtcacatacacatggttagcagatgttaatgcgagtgtagcgaaatgcttgtgcttctagttccgacaatgcagtaatatctaacaagtaaactaacctaacaatttcacaacaactaccttatacacacaagtgtaaaggaatgaataggaatatgtacataaaaaaatatgaatgagtgatggccgaacggcataggcaagatgtgaggttagattacttgttgattattactgcattgtcggaactagaagcacaagcatttcgctacactcgcattaacatctgctaaccatgtgtatgtgacaaataacatttgatttgatgcagtggatggtatagagtacagtatatacatatgagatgagtaatgtagggtatgtaaacatataaaagtgccattgtttaaagtggctagtgatacattacatcaagatgcagtagatggtatagagtgcagtatatacatatgagatgagtaatgtacttcagtattccatagtaacatctgacaaatatctaaagacactgaagcaacaaactttgtggaaattaatatttgtgtcattctcaaaacttttcgcCACGACTGTACAGCCAAGTTTACCAGTCAGCGTGGGTTGTAATCCACCCTCTGGTCTTCTgactctccatctctcctacCTTTCCTGTCTCCTCTCAACAGACTTATCTCAATCAATGTGTTAAAACCCTTCAAATATAGATGAATTAATCCTCCCTCCAGACCCTGATCGACTCCAGTCTGACAGCATCGGTGTTGAACCTCCTGGCCATCGCCTTGGAGCGGCACCAGACCATCTTCaccatgcaggtgtgtgtgtgtgtgtgtgtgtgtgtgtgtgtgtgtgtgtgtgtgtgtgtgtgtgtgtgtgttgatattaCAGTAGAAGTATATCAAGAGTGGTCGAGAGAAAGCGGTAACACATTTCCATCTGTTATGGACTAATAAAGTATATATCATCTCAGCTCCACAGTAAGATGACAAACCGCCGCGTGGTGCTGCTCATCGCCCTTATCTGGGGCCTAGCCATCTTCATGGGCCTGGTTCCCACCATGGGCTGGCACTGTCTGTGTGACCTGGACAACTGCTCCACCATGGCCCCCATGTACAAACGCTCCTACCTGGTGTTCTGGGCTGTGCTCAACCTGTTCACCTTCTCTCTCATGGTGGCTGCCTACACCAGGATCTTTGTGTACGTCAGACACAAGAGCCAGAGGATGTCTCAGCACACCAGCCAGATACGACACAAGGAGACTGTGTTCAACCTGATGAAGACTGTTTCTATGATCCTGGGTGAGGAGggacgggacacacacacacacacacacacacacacacacacacacacacacacacacacacacagttgaagtcggaagtttacatacaccttagccaaagacatttaaactcagtttttcacaattcctgacatttaatcctggtaaaaattccctgtcttaggtcagttaggatcactactttattttaagaatgtgaaatgtcagaataatagtagtgatttatttcagctattgttttgttcatcacattcccagtgggtcagaagtttacacacactcaattagtatttggtagcattgcctttaaattgtttaacttgggtcaaccttttataaaaaataaagaaattacattttatttaaccaggtaggctagttgagatcaagttctcatttacaactgcgacctggccaagataaagaaaagcagtgcgacacaaacaacaacacagagttacacacggaataacaaacatacagtcaataacacaataaaaaagtatatatacagtgtgtgcaaatgaggtaagataagggcggtaaaggcaataaataggccatagtggcaaaataattcaGATTTAgccattaaacactggagtggtagatgtgaagaagatgaatgtgcaagtagagatactggtgtgcaaaggagcaacaaaaataaataacagtatgaggATGatgtagttggatgggctgtttacagatgggctatatgcagtgatctgtgaactgctctgacagctggtgcttaaagttagagagggagatttgagtctccagcttcagtgatttttgcaattcgttacagtcattggcagcagagaactggaaagaaaggcggccaaaggaggaattggctttggggttgaccagtgaaatatacctgctggagcgcgtgctacgagtgggtgctgctatggtgaccagtgagctgagataaggcgaggctttacctagcaaagacgtatagatgacctggagccagtgggtagccttccacaagcttcccacaataagttgggtgaattttggcccattcctcctgacagagctggtgtaactgagtcaggtttgtaggcctccttgctcgcacacgctttttcagttctgcccacacattttctataggattgaggtcagggccttgtgatggccactccaataccttgactttgttgtccttaacacaactttagaagtatgcttggggtcattgtccatttggaagacccatttgcgaccaagctttaacttcctgactgatgttgtcGTGGAgaatcgtctcagaaatataacactcttacaagaacttgtgaattcaatatagACTTTAATACAAAGTAGCAAAAATGAGCCCTTCCATGAAAGGACCCCATTACAAACGTAACAGGGGAGCACCCCTCCATGGAAAAAGACTAACTTCTCATATCACAGAGTCCTGCCTTTATAGGACTTCTGTCTTTGCCTAACgtatagagtcccctccctctatatgaaaaTAGCTTCCCTTGATCTTTCTCCATTATTTTCTTTTCATCTCAGAGCTTGCTTGTTAACGCCCACATCTGCTTTTGATTAGATTATAATGGTGGCAGGACCCTTTCATTTCCTAAGAATGATATATGTACATCTTACCCTAAGCACTGATGGCCTTGGCTATTATACTTATGTTTTGTTCCTCTCTATCTAATCTTTGGTATCTAGCCCTTTCTATAATAGATAATGCACTTAAGTGTCACCTCCTCCTCTTTACCCTAAGCACTTAGGCACTTATGGTTTTGGCCATTACACTTATGTCTGttaatctttggtttcctgtcCTCTATAATAGATAATGCACTTAAGTGTCACCTCCTCCTTTTTACCCTAAACACTTATGCACTTATGGCTTTGGCCTTTGTACTTCCCTCATCAGAGCTATCAGATGCACCAAGTGTCATCTTCTCCTCCTGTGGATTGATGAACACATGTCTTTGCTCTATAATATTATATCTGTCCCTATATGTAACAATAACTACCACAATGTCTtgagaagttgcttcaatatattcacataattttccttattttgtgaagtgcaccagtctctcctgcagcaaagcacccccacaacatgatgctgccaaccccgtgcttcacggttgggatggtgttcttcgccttgcaagcatccccctttctcctccaaacataacgatggtcattatggctaaacagttctatttttgtttcatcagaccagagggcatttctccaaaaagtacgatctttgtgcagttacaaaccgtagtgtggctttttttatggtggttttagagcagtggtttcttccttgctgagcggcctttcaggttatgtcgatatagaactcgttttactgtggatatagatacttttgtacctgtttcctccagcatcttcacaaagtattttgctgttgttctgggattgatttgcacttttcgcaccaaagtctgttcatctctaggagacagaacgcatctccttcctgagcggtatgatggctgcgtggtcccatggtgtttatacttgagtattattgtttgtacagatgaacgtgatgacttcaactgtatacactctctctctctctctctctctctctctctctctctctctctctctctctctctctctc
It includes:
- the LOC120019608 gene encoding lysophosphatidic acid receptor 2-like → MDKLTDDIPGCYYNRTVQFFYEHSGKNISTHWRPRDYVVVSLGMGVSVIVILANILVMVAIFINRRFHFPIYYLLGNLAAADLFSGIAYLHLMFHTGPWTIKLSKNQWFVRQTLIDSSLTASVLNLLAIALERHQTIFTMQLHSKMTNRRVVLLIALIWGLAIFMGLVPTMGWHCLCDLDNCSTMAPMYKRSYLVFWAVLNLFTFSLMVAAYTRIFVYVRHKSQRMSQHTSQIRHKETVFNLMKTVSMILGCFVICWTPGLVLLMLDGLGCEWCQVLRYEKYCLVLAECNSLVNPIIYSFRDTDMLQTFKRILCCLCRGGGAGHKDTLSGMRCNTLEQEPYENRDAELVEKTRGAPLILKGTEDMMTSTES